Genomic window (Wenzhouxiangella marina):
CCGCGCTGATCGCCACGCAGGACATCGTATTCGGAGAGATCGACCGATGAGTATCCAGGCACCCGATCGCGTCGTCGATGGCAAGGCCGAGCTGCTGAGCGAAGCCACCCGCAAGACCATCGACCACTGGCTGACCAAGTTCCCCGAAGGCCTCGAAGGCCGCCGCTCGGCGATCATCCAGTCGCTGTACGCCGCCCAGGTCCAGAACCAGGGCTACCTGACCCCGGATCTGATGGATGGCGTGGCCGACTACCTGAACCTGCCGCCGGTCTGGGTCTACGAAGTCGCCAGTTTCTATTCCATGCTCGAGACCAGGCCGGTCGGCCGCCATTCCGTGTCGATCTGCACCAACATCTCCTGCATGCTCTGCGGTGCCGACAAGGTGGTCGAGCACGTGGAGAACAAGCTCGGTATCAAGATGGGCGAAACCACCGAGGACGGCCGCATCTTCCTGAAGATCGAGGAAGAATGCGTGGCCGCCTGTGTCGGTGCGCCGATGATGATCGTCGATGGTCACTATCACGAGAATCTGACGCCGGAAAAGATCGACGAAATTCTGGACGCGCTGGACTGAGCGCGCCCGATCGCGAAGGAGATTTCATCCATGGCTGACAACAAGGTCGTCTTCACCCACCTCGACGAGGACCGCTGCTGGTCCCTCGATGCCTACCGCAAGCACGGCGGCTGGCAGGCCTGGGAGAAGATCGTGCGCGAGAAGACGCCGCAGGAAGAGATCATCGAGACGGTCAAGAAGTCGGCCCTGCGCGGTCGCGGCGGCGCCGGCTTTCCGACCGGTCTGAAGTGGTCCTTCATGCCGCGGTCGGCCCCGGGGCAGAAGTACCTGCTGTGCAACTCCGACGAGTCCGAGCCCGGAACCTGTCACGATCGCGACATCCTGCGATTCAACCCGCATGCGGTCCTCGAAGGCATGGCCATCGGCGCCTACAGCATGGGCGCGACCGTGGCCTACAACTATCTGCGTGGTGAGTTCCACCACGAGCCCTTCGAGCGCATCGAAGCGGCGCTGGCCGAGGCCTATGAAGCCGGCCTGCTGGGCAAGAACGTGATGGGCTCGGGCATCGACATCGACATCTACAACGTGCTCGGCGCCGGCGCCTACATCTGCGGCGAAGAAACCGCCCTGATGGAGTCGTTGGAAGGCAAGAAGGGCCAGCCGCGCTTCAAGCCGCCGTTCCCGGCCAACTTCGGCATCTACGGCAAGCCGACCACGATCAACAACACGGAAACCCTGGCCTCCGTGCCCGCGATCATGCGCAACGGCGCCGACTGGTTCCTCGAGATCGGCAAGCCGAACAACGGCGGGCCGAAGGTGTTTTCGGTCTCGGGCCACGTGGCCAGGCCGGGCAACTTCGAGATTCCCCTGGGCACGCCCTTTGCCGAGCTGCTGGAAATGGCCGGCGGCATGCGCAATGGCAATGCACTGAAGGGCGTGATTCCGGGCGGCTCGTCCATGCCGGTGCTGCCGGCCGATGTGATGATGGACATCACCATGGACTACGACGCTCTGCAGAAGGCCGGTTCCGGCCTCGGTTCAGGCGCGGTGATCGTGATGGACGAAACGACCTGCATGGTTTCGGCCTGCGCGCGCATCGCCCGGTTCTACTACGCCGAGTCCTGCGGTCAGTGCACGCCCTGCCGTGAAGGCACGGGCTGGATGTACCGCGTGCTGCAGCGCATCGCTGCCGGCAAGGGTCGCCCGGAAGATATCGACCTGCTGGCTTCGGCCGCCGGTCAGATCGAAGGGCACACGATCTGTGCCTTCGGTGAAGCCGCCGCCTGGCCGGTGCAGGGCTTCCTTCGCCACTTCCGCCACGAGTTCGAATACTTCGTCGAGCACGGGCGTTCGATCGTGGCCGAGAAGCTGGGAGCGGCGGCCTGATGCTGATGATGACCCGGCCAGACCGGCCCGAGACGCCCGTTCGGGTCTCGAGCCGACCGGTCAGCCTGGAGCGTGACCACCGGCCGTTCATCGGCCTGGTGTTCGTCGTGCTGGTGTCTCTCGTGATCGACATCATGGCTCGCGTCCGCGCGAGCGAGAAATCGGATTGATATGGCTACTGTTGAGAAACCCCAAACCGAGCTGGTGACCCTGGAGATCGATGGCCGGGAAGTGCAGGCGCCCAAGGGTTCGATGATCATCGAGGCCAGTGACCGCCTCGGCATCGACATCCCGCGCTTCTGCTACCACTCCAAGCTCTCGATCGCTGCCAACTGCCGCATGTGCCTGGTCGACGTCGAAAAGGCGCCCAAGCCCCTGCCGGCCTGCGCCACGCCGGTGGCCGAAGGCATGAAGGTCTTCACCGAGTCGCGCCGCGCCGTCGATGCCCAGCGCGGGGTGATGGAATTCCTGTTGATCAACCACCCCCTCGACTGTCCGATCTGCGATCAGGGCGGGGAGTGCGAGCTGCAGGACCTGGCGATGGGCTACGGCCGCTCGGTCTCGCGCTTTACCGAGCGCAAGCGCGTGGTCAAGGACAAGAATCTGGGGCCCCTGGTGGCCACGGACATGACGCGCTGCATCCACTGCACGCGCTGCGTCCGTTTCCTCGAAGAGATCGCCGGCACCGCCGAGCTCGGCGGCATCGGGCGTGGCGAGAAGACCGAGATCTCGACCTTCGTCGAGCGCAACATCAATTCCGAGCTGTCGGGCAACATCATCGATCTCTGTCCCGTCGGCGCCCTGACCAACAAGCCCTTCCGCTTCTCGGCACGGCCCTGGGAGATGCGCGCACGCGCCTCCGTGGCCGGCCATGACTGCCTGGGTTCGAACCTTTTCTATCACGTGCGCGGCAAGAAGATCATGCGCTCCGTGCCGCGCGACAACGAGGCGGTCAACGAGTGCTGGCTGGCCGATCGCGATCGCTACAGTCACTTCGGCCTCGAGGCCGAGGATCGTCTGACCACGCCGCGCATCAAGGTCGACGGTCGCTGGCAGGAAGCGAGCTGGGACGAGGCCCTGGCCGCCGCCCAGCGGGCGCTGAAGGGCACGGTGGACACGCACGGCGCCGCTGAACTCGGCGCACTGATTTCACCGCGCGCCACCACCGAGGAGCATTTCCTCGTCCAGAAGCTCGTCCGAGCGCTGGGCAGCGACAACATCGATCATCGCCTGCGCCTGAACGACTTCAGCCATCCGCAGGCGGGCCGCGCGCACATGGACATCGCCAGCCGTGAGCTGAGCGATCGCGATGCGATCTTCCTGGTCGGCAGCAACATCCGCCATGACCAGCCGATCCTCGGCCACCGCGTGCGCACCGCCTGGCGCAAGCACGGGGCGAAGGTCATGGACCTCAATCCGGCCCACTACGACTGCCATTTCGATCTGAGCGAGCGCCTGATCGTGCCGCCGCAGGCCATGGTGGCCGCGCTGGCGCGGGTCGCCGCGGCCGTGTTCGAAAAGGCCGGCAAGGCCCTGCCGGGCGATGCCCTCGGCGCGCTGATCAAGGCGCACGCGCTGGACGCTGACGCTCGCGCCATCGCCGAACGTCTGGTCGCTGCCGAGCGCGGCGTGCTGCTGCTCGGCAACGGTGCCCTCAGCCATCCCCAGGCCGCGTCCCTGCGACGCCTGGCGGAGGCCATCACCCAGGCGGCCGATTGCGCGCTCTGCGTGCTGCCGGGTGCGGCCAACAGCCAGGGCGCCTGGCGCGTCGGCGCCGTGCCGTCGGGCGCGGGTCTGGATGCGCGCGCCATGCTCGAGCGTCCGCGTCAGGGCTATCTGCTCTGGGACGTGGAGCCGGGCTTCGATCTGGCCGATCCGGCGCTGGCCCACAAGGCACTTTCTTCCGCCAGCTCCGTGGTTGCCGTGACGCCCTTCGTCGATTCGCAGCTGGCCGAGCTGGCCGACGTGCTGCTGCCGCTGGCGCCGGTTCCGGAAACCGATGGCAGCTACATCAATCTGGATTCCCTGACCCAGAACTTCGACGCGGCCCTGAAGGCGCCGGGCCAGGCCCGTCCGGGCTGGAAGATCCTGCGTCGTCTGGGCGAGATGCTGGAGCTCGACGGTTTCGATTTCGTCGACCTGGCGCCCGTCCGCGAGGCCATCGAAGCGGCCGGGGCGATCGAGGTCGCAGCCGCCGAGCCTGCCGAGCTCGAGGCGCCGACCGACGAGACCCTCTGGCGCATCGGCGATGTGGGGATCTACTCGACCGATTCCCTGGTGCGTCGCTCCAAGCCCCTGCAGGCCAGCGAGCACGTTTCCGATCTGCGCGTTCGACTTCACCCGGCCACGGCCGAGCGCCTGGGCCTGGGCGAGGCGCCGAGCCTTCGCGTCCGTCAGGGCGAGGCCGAGGTGAGCCTGGAATGGACCACCGATGAGCGCATCGCGCCGAACGCCGTGTGGCTGCCTGCGGCCACCTGCGCCGCCAACACCCTGGGCCCGAGCATGGGTCCGATCACCGTGGAGGCCGGGCAATGATCGAGCAACTCACCGTGCTGCTGTGGACCGTGGCCAAGATCATGGCCATCGTCCTGCCGGTCACCATCGGCGTGGCCTACTTCACCTACTTCGAGCGCAAGGTCATCGGCTACATGCAGGTGCGACGCGGCCCGAACCGGGTTGGCCCGCTGGGCCTGCTGCAGCCCTTCGCCGACGTGTTCAAGATGCTGTTCAAGGAACTGATCATTCCGACGAACGCGAACAAGTTCCTGTTCCTGCTCGCGCCCGTGCTGGCCCTGGCCCCGGCGCTGACGGCCTGGGCCGTCGTGCCCTTCAATGACTGGCTGGTGCTGGCCGACATCGACGCGGGACTGCTGTTCGTGCTGGCGCTGACCTCGATGGGGGTCTACGGCATCCTGATCGGCGGCTGGGCCTCGAACTCCAAGTACGCTCTGCTCGGTGGTCTGCGTTCCGCCGCCCAGACCGTGAGCTATGAAATCGCCATGGGCTTCGCTCTGGTCGGCGTGATCGTGCTGTCGGGCACCCTGAACCTCTCGGGCATCGTCATGGCCCAGTCCGGCGGTCTGTTCAGCTGGTTCTGGTTGCCTCTGCTGCCCCTGTTCGTGATCTATTTCGTGTCCGGCGTGGCCGAGACCAACCGTGCCCCCTTCGACGTCGCCGAGGGCGAGTCGGAGATCGTGGCCGGTTTCCACGTCGAATACTCGGGCGCGGCCTTCGCCGTGTTCTTCCTGGCCGAATACGCCAACATGATCCTGATCTCGGCCCTGGCCTCGATCCTGTTCCTGGGCGGCTGGCTCAGCCCCTTCCAGGGTCTGCCGGTGGTCGGTGACACGATTCTGGGGCAGGGTGGCGTGCACTGGTTCCTGCTCAAGACCGTGATCTTCTGTTTCCTCTATCTGTGGTTCCGCGCCACGTTCCCGCGCTACCGCTACGACCAGATCATGCGCCTGGGCTGGAAGGTGTTCATTCCGATCACCATCGTCTGGATCATGGTCGCCGGCGTGTTCCGCGTGCTGGGCTGGTACGGGAGTTGATCTGATGCAAGCCGTTAGCCGTTACCTCAAATCCCTGATGCTGCTGGAACTGTTCCAGGGCCTCAACGTGACCTTCCGCTACTGGCGCTCTCCGAAGGAGACGCTGAACTATCCGGAAGAGAAGACGCCGAAGTCGGCCCGCTTCCGCGGCCTGCACGCCCTGCGCCGCTATCCGAACGGCGAAGAGCGCTGCATCGCCTGCAAGCTCTGCGAAGCGGTCTGTCCGGCACTGGCGATCACCATCGATTCGCACCAGCGCGAAGACGGCACCCGCCGCACGACGCGCTACGACATCGATCTGTTCAAGTGCATCTTCTGCGGCTTCTGCGAGGAAAGCTGCCCGGTCGACTCGATCGTCGAGACCGACATCAGTGAGTACCACTTCGAGAACCGCGGCGAGAACGTGGTCAGCAAGCAGCAGCTGCTGGCCATCGGGGATCGCTACGAGGACCGGATTGCCGCCGCGCGTCAGCAGGACGCCGCGTATCGCTAATTGAATCGAGGGAATCGAGCGCCCCGGCGCGCGGAGCGGCAGATGCATCGCTCCGGCACCGGACCCGGTCCCGCTGAAGAGTAAAGAGAGTCAGGCATGCCCATCGTTGAAATCGCCTTTTACCTGTTCGGTGCGGTGCTGATCGGATCGGCACTCAGTGTCGTGACGGTCGGCAACCCGATCTATGCGGTGCTGTTCCTGGTGCTGTCGTTCTTCTCGGCGGCCTGCATCTGGATGCTGCTCCAGGCCGAGTTCCTGTCCATCGTGCTGGTGCTGGTCTACGTCGGCGCCGTCATGGTGCTGTTCCTGTTCGTCGTCATGATGCTCGACGTCAACGTCAATCCGGTCAGGGAGGGCTTCGCTCGCTACCTGCCGGTGGGCCTGCTGGTGGCCCTGGCCATGGCGGCTCAGATGTTCATGGTGATCTGGACCCGCGGTCTGGAGAACCAGCTCATGCCCGAACCTCGCCCGCAGGGCTACAGCCACACGCGCGAGGTGGGCGAGATGCTCTACACCAACTACCTGTTCGCCTTCGAGATCGCAGCCGTGCTGCTGCTGGTGGCCATCGTGGCGGCCATCGCACTGACCCATCGCCGCCGGCCCGAGACCAAGCACCAGGATCCGAGCCAGCAGGTTCGCATCAAGCGCGAGGAGCGCGTGCGCCTGATCAAGATGGCGTCCGAAGGGGAGGAGGGCTGATCATGCTGACACTGGCTCATTTCCTGACCCTGGGCGCGGCGCTGTTCTGCATCAGCGTGGCGGGCATCTTCCTGAACCGGAAGAACGTGCTCATCCTGCTGATGTGCATCGAGTTGATGCTGCTGGCCGTGAACATGAACTTCGTGGCCTTCTCGCGCTTCCTCGATCACATCGATGGCCAGGTGTTCGTGTTCTTCATCCTGACCGTGGCCGCCGCCGAGGCCGCCATCGGTCTGGCCATCCTGGTGGTGCTGTTCCGTAACCGTCGCTCGATCAGCGTCGAAGAGATCGCGGATCTGAAGGGCTGAATGACGTGACTATCAAAACCATACTGCTGCTGATTCCGCTGCTGCCGCTCATCGGCAGCCTGATCGCCGGACTGCTTCGCCATCAGATCGGCCGTGCCGGTGCGCACTGGGTCACGATCCTGGCCGTGGCCGGTTCCTGCGTGCTGTCCTGCTATGTCGCCTGGGAAGTCTTCTTCAACGACATGGAAGTGCTCAACTACTCGGTCTACACCTGGGCGGTGACCGATGGCCTGCGCTTCGAGGTCGGCTTCCTGATCGACAGCCTGACGGCCCTGATGATGGTCGTGGTGACCTTCGTGTCCTTCATGGTGCACGTCTACACCATCGGCTACATGCACGACGATCCGGGCTACCAGCGCTTCTTCTCCTACATCAACCTGTTCACCTTCGCCATGCTGATGCTGGTGATGGCGAACAACTTCATGCAGCTGTTCTTCGGCTGGGAAGCGGTCGGCCTGGTGTCCTACCTGCTGATCGGTTTCTGGTTCAAGAAGGACTCCGCCGTCCGCGCCAACCTGAAGGCCTTCCTGGTCAACCGCGTCGGCGACTTCGGCTTCCTGCTCGGCATCGCGGGCGTGGTCTACTACATGGGCACCCTCGACTACGCCG
Coding sequences:
- the nuoE gene encoding NADH-quinone oxidoreductase subunit NuoE, which encodes MSIQAPDRVVDGKAELLSEATRKTIDHWLTKFPEGLEGRRSAIIQSLYAAQVQNQGYLTPDLMDGVADYLNLPPVWVYEVASFYSMLETRPVGRHSVSICTNISCMLCGADKVVEHVENKLGIKMGETTEDGRIFLKIEEECVAACVGAPMMIVDGHYHENLTPEKIDEILDALD
- the nuoF gene encoding NADH-quinone oxidoreductase subunit NuoF, coding for MADNKVVFTHLDEDRCWSLDAYRKHGGWQAWEKIVREKTPQEEIIETVKKSALRGRGGAGFPTGLKWSFMPRSAPGQKYLLCNSDESEPGTCHDRDILRFNPHAVLEGMAIGAYSMGATVAYNYLRGEFHHEPFERIEAALAEAYEAGLLGKNVMGSGIDIDIYNVLGAGAYICGEETALMESLEGKKGQPRFKPPFPANFGIYGKPTTINNTETLASVPAIMRNGADWFLEIGKPNNGGPKVFSVSGHVARPGNFEIPLGTPFAELLEMAGGMRNGNALKGVIPGGSSMPVLPADVMMDITMDYDALQKAGSGLGSGAVIVMDETTCMVSACARIARFYYAESCGQCTPCREGTGWMYRVLQRIAAGKGRPEDIDLLASAAGQIEGHTICAFGEAAAWPVQGFLRHFRHEFEYFVEHGRSIVAEKLGAAA
- the nuoG gene encoding NADH-quinone oxidoreductase subunit NuoG; the protein is MATVEKPQTELVTLEIDGREVQAPKGSMIIEASDRLGIDIPRFCYHSKLSIAANCRMCLVDVEKAPKPLPACATPVAEGMKVFTESRRAVDAQRGVMEFLLINHPLDCPICDQGGECELQDLAMGYGRSVSRFTERKRVVKDKNLGPLVATDMTRCIHCTRCVRFLEEIAGTAELGGIGRGEKTEISTFVERNINSELSGNIIDLCPVGALTNKPFRFSARPWEMRARASVAGHDCLGSNLFYHVRGKKIMRSVPRDNEAVNECWLADRDRYSHFGLEAEDRLTTPRIKVDGRWQEASWDEALAAAQRALKGTVDTHGAAELGALISPRATTEEHFLVQKLVRALGSDNIDHRLRLNDFSHPQAGRAHMDIASRELSDRDAIFLVGSNIRHDQPILGHRVRTAWRKHGAKVMDLNPAHYDCHFDLSERLIVPPQAMVAALARVAAAVFEKAGKALPGDALGALIKAHALDADARAIAERLVAAERGVLLLGNGALSHPQAASLRRLAEAITQAADCALCVLPGAANSQGAWRVGAVPSGAGLDARAMLERPRQGYLLWDVEPGFDLADPALAHKALSSASSVVAVTPFVDSQLAELADVLLPLAPVPETDGSYINLDSLTQNFDAALKAPGQARPGWKILRRLGEMLELDGFDFVDLAPVREAIEAAGAIEVAAAEPAELEAPTDETLWRIGDVGIYSTDSLVRRSKPLQASEHVSDLRVRLHPATAERLGLGEAPSLRVRQGEAEVSLEWTTDERIAPNAVWLPAATCAANTLGPSMGPITVEAGQ
- the nuoH gene encoding NADH-quinone oxidoreductase subunit NuoH, with protein sequence MIEQLTVLLWTVAKIMAIVLPVTIGVAYFTYFERKVIGYMQVRRGPNRVGPLGLLQPFADVFKMLFKELIIPTNANKFLFLLAPVLALAPALTAWAVVPFNDWLVLADIDAGLLFVLALTSMGVYGILIGGWASNSKYALLGGLRSAAQTVSYEIAMGFALVGVIVLSGTLNLSGIVMAQSGGLFSWFWLPLLPLFVIYFVSGVAETNRAPFDVAEGESEIVAGFHVEYSGAAFAVFFLAEYANMILISALASILFLGGWLSPFQGLPVVGDTILGQGGVHWFLLKTVIFCFLYLWFRATFPRYRYDQIMRLGWKVFIPITIVWIMVAGVFRVLGWYGS
- the nuoI gene encoding NADH-quinone oxidoreductase subunit NuoI; translated protein: MQAVSRYLKSLMLLELFQGLNVTFRYWRSPKETLNYPEEKTPKSARFRGLHALRRYPNGEERCIACKLCEAVCPALAITIDSHQREDGTRRTTRYDIDLFKCIFCGFCEESCPVDSIVETDISEYHFENRGENVVSKQQLLAIGDRYEDRIAAARQQDAAYR
- a CDS encoding NADH-quinone oxidoreductase subunit J yields the protein MPIVEIAFYLFGAVLIGSALSVVTVGNPIYAVLFLVLSFFSAACIWMLLQAEFLSIVLVLVYVGAVMVLFLFVVMMLDVNVNPVREGFARYLPVGLLVALAMAAQMFMVIWTRGLENQLMPEPRPQGYSHTREVGEMLYTNYLFAFEIAAVLLLVAIVAAIALTHRRRPETKHQDPSQQVRIKREERVRLIKMASEGEEG
- the nuoK gene encoding NADH-quinone oxidoreductase subunit NuoK — its product is MLTLAHFLTLGAALFCISVAGIFLNRKNVLILLMCIELMLLAVNMNFVAFSRFLDHIDGQVFVFFILTVAAAEAAIGLAILVVLFRNRRSISVEEIADLKG